The segment GCCAGCTCGCGCAGCAGCCCCAGCGTCTCGTCGGTGACCAGGTGCTTGGAGTAGTCCAGGTGCAGATCGCCGACCTGCAGGGTGTAGCGCTCGGCGCGCTCCGGGTCGCGCTCGAACAGCTCGCGCAGATGCACCTCCGCCAGTTGCTCCCGGTGCTTGCCCAGCGCCGTCCACTCAGGCATCTGATCGAGCCTGCTGCGGCCTTCTGCGTTCATCTCGGACATCAGCCTTCTTCATCTCGTACCGGCCCCGCCATCTCCCAACCTAATTGATCAGGGCGCGGTATGAGGTATCTGTCCGCTGTCGGACGAGGCGCCGTCGGGGGTCTGAAGAACGGGTGTCAACGCGGCGGCCCCCAGGGCCAGCAGGACGGCGGCCAGCAGCGCGGGGGCGTTGGGCCCGAAGGCGGTGGCGGCCGCGCCGCCGCACAGCGCGCCGAGCGGGGTCCCGGCGACGGAGACCGTGCGGAAGGCGGAGCTGATCCTGCCGAGCATCCCGGCCGGGCTGCGCTGCTGCACGGCCGTGGTCTCCAGGACGTTCCCCACCATGCCGGCGAAGCCGAACAGGCCCAGGAGCAGCGCCGCGAGCCAGACCGAGCGCAGCGTCCCGAACCCCACCAGGGTCACGGCCTGGAGCACTCCGGCGAACAGCAGAGTGCGGCCGGTGCCGCCGGCCGCGGCGATCGTCCGGTCCGCGAGAAGCCCGCCCAGGACCATCCCGATGCCGTAGCCGATGGTCACGACGACATAGCCGAAGTCCCCGGCGCCCAGCCAGCCCTTGATGACCACCACCAGGGTCGCGATCAGTGCGCCGATGCCGACATTGCTCAGCGCCACCGCCACACAGAACGCGCGCAGCACCCGGTCGCGCCACAACTGCCGTATTCCCTCGGCGATTTCGCGCCGGACGGTGCGCCCGGCGGTGGCCGGCCGCCCGGCCGGCGGGCCGGTGCGCAGGGAGGCGACGAGGGCGGCCGCGACGAGGTAGGTGGCCGCGTCGGCCAGGAACGGGAGGGCGGCGCCGAGCGCGATCAGCACCGGTGCCAGCGGGCCACCGACGAACCGGCCCGCCAGCTCCTGACCGGTCATCAGCCGGGCATTGGCGGCGGCCAGCTTCTCCTTGGGCACCACCGCGGGCAGCAGGGCCGTGGCGGCGTTGTCGAACAGCGTCTGGAGGGTGGTGAGCGCGAAGGACAGCGCGAGCAGCAGCCCGATGCCCACGTGGCCGAGCGCCACGGCCAGCGCGAAGCCGGCCATCAGCAGCCCCCGCAGCACATCGACCGCCCACATCGCCCGCCGCTGGTCCACCCGGTCGGCGACCGCGCCGCCCAGCAGCCCGAAGAACAGCCAGGGAACGAAGCCGCAGGCGGTGACGAGCGAGATCAGCAGCGGCGAGTCGGTGAGCGTGTAGGCGAGCAGCGGGAGCGCCGTGCCGCGCAGAGAGTCACCGAAGCGGGAGATGGCAGCGGCGCTCCACAGCCGGCCGAAGCCGCCGCGCGGGGCGAGCGCGCCCGCCGCTGCCCCGTGCCCCGCTTCGGTGCCCGTCCCGCTGTCCGCCATGCCGCCCCCGTCCGCATCGTCCGCGTACGGAAAACGCTACGGGCAGCCACTGACAGTGGCCCTCGGGCGACTTCCCCATCAGCTACCTCAGATGCGGGCCGACCGCCCCGCGGCGGGCGCGTACGGCTCACCAGGACGCACAGACGCGGCCGACCCGGCCGGAAGGGGTGTGTCCCTCCGGCCGGGCCGGCCGCGTCAGGTGCTGATCCGTCAGATCTCGCCGCGGAGCTTGGCGAGGGCCTCCGCGAGGATCGCCTCACCGTCGGCGTCGCTGCGACGCTCACGGACGTAGGCGAGGTGGGTCTTGTACGGCTCGGTGCGCGGCGGGTCCGGCGGGCTCTCCCGGTCCTTGCCTGCCGGGAAACCACAGCGCGGGCAGTCCCAGGTGTCCGGAACCTGCGCATCGCCGGCGAAGCTGGGCTGCGTCTCGTGCCCGTTGGAGCACCAGAAGGAGATGCGGGTGCGCGGCGCGGACTCGCCGCGCTCGGCCTCCCCCATCGGCCCCGCCCCGACCCGACTTCCTCGGATCGCGTTGCCACTTGCCACGGTCGTAACTCCCTGCGTAATGGTGCTGCACAGCCTCTCGCAGCAGCTGCGCTGCGGAACGCCCCAGTCTACGTAAGGCCCAACGCGCGTCCAGTGGCTGGAGTTACCCGTCCGAGGACGCCTCCCTCATGATAGGCCGCGCCTCCGACACTGTGTCAGTTGCTGAGCTTCATCAGGATGCCGAGCACGACGATGCAGGCGAACCACAGCAGACCGATCACGATGGTGATGCGGTCAAGGTTGCGCTCGGCGACCGAGGAGCCACCCACCGAGGACTGCATGCCGCCACCGAACATGTCGGACAGGCCGCCGCCCTTTCCCTTGTGCATGAGCACCAGCATCATCAGCAGCAGGCTGAAGACGATGAGGGCGATCGAGAACCCGATGACCACGGCTGGACCAACTCTCTAGGACTGACGGACGGACTTATGGATCACGATATACGGAACAAATGGTGCGGGGCCGGGGGCGGTGCGGCTGCACCGGTCCCGGCCCCGACAGGGTACGACGAGGGTTCCCCCTCGTCATAGCTGCTACTGGTCGCGGAAACGGACGATCTTCACAAACTCGTCCGCGTCCAGCGCCGCGCCGCCGATCAGCGCGCCGTCGACGTCGGGCTGCGCCATGATCGCCGCGACATTGCCGGACTTGACCGAGCCGCCGTACTGGATGCGGACCTTGTCGGCCAGCTCCTGGCCGTAGAGCTCGGCGAGGCGGCCGCGGATCGCACCGCAGACCTCCTGCGCGTCCTCGGGGGTGGCGACCTCACCGGTGCCGATGGCCCACACGGGCTCGTAGGCGATCACGATGGTCTCGGCCTGCTCGGCCGGGACGTCGGCCAGACCGCCGTCGACCTGGGCGAGGGTGTGCGCGACCTGGTTGCCGGCCTTGCGCACGTCCAGGCCCTCGCCGACGCACAGGATCGGGGTGATCCCGTTCTTGAAGGCGGCCTTGACCTTGGCGTTGCAGATCTCTTCGTTCTCGCCGTGGTACTGGCGGCGCTCGCTGTGGCCGATGGCCACGTAGGCGCACTTGAGCTTGGACAGCATCGCGCCGGAGATCTCGCCGGTGTAGGCACCGGAGTCGTGCGCCGAGATGTCCTGGGCGCCGTACTTGATCTTGAGCTTGTCGCCGTCGACCAGCGTCTGCACCGACCGCAGATCGGTGAAGGGCGGCAGGACCGCGACCTCGACGGCGTCGAAGTCCTTGTCGGCGAGGGCGAAGGCGAGCTTCTGGACGTGGGCGATGGCCTCGAGGTGGTTGAGGTTCATCTTCCAGTTGCCCGCCATCAGCGGGGTACGGTCAGTCACGTTGTTCAGTCCTCCAGAGCGGCGAGGCCGGGGAGCGTCTTGCCTTCGAGGTATTCGAGGCTGGCGCCGCCGCCGGTCGAAATATGGCCGAATGCATTCTCGTCGAAGCCCAGCAGGCGCACCGCGGCGGCCGAGTCACCGCCGCCGACGACGGTGAAGGCGTCCGAGTCGAGCAGCCCCTGCGCGACGGCCTTGGTGCCGCCGGCGTAGTCGGGGTGCTCGAAGACGCCCATCGGGCCGTTCCAGAAGACGGTGCCCGCGTCGGCGAGCTTCGCGGCGTAGAGCTCACGGGTCTTCGGGCCGATGTCCAGGCCCTCCTTGTCGGCCGGGATGGCGTCCGCGGCGACGACGTCGGGGTGGGCCGGGGCCTTGGTCTTCAGGTCCGGGAACTCGCCGGAGACCAGCACGTCCACGGGGAGGACGAACTCCACACCGCGCTTCTCGGCCCGTGCCAGGTACTCCAGGCAGGCCGGGACCTGGTCCTCCTGGAGCAGCGAGATGCCGACCTCGTGGCCCTTGGCCTTGAGGAAGGTGTAGGCCATCCCGCCGCCGACCAGGATGCGGTCGGCCTTCTCGATGAGCTGGTCGATGACAGCCAGCTTGTCGGAGACCTTGGCGCCGCCCAGCGCGACGACGTAGGGGCGCTTGACGTCGTCGGTGAGCTTCTTCAGGACGCCGACCTCGGTGGCGATCAGGTCGCCGGCGGCGTGCGGAAGGCGCTTGGGCAGGTCGTACACGGAGGCGTGCTTACGGTGCACGGCGCCGAAGCCGTCGCCCACGTACAGGTCGGCGAGGGCGGCGAGCTGATCGGCGAACGCACCGCGCTCGGCGTCGTCCTTGCTGGTCTCGCCCGCGTTGAAGCGGAGGTTCTCCAGCACGGCCACCTGGCCGTCGGACAGGCCCGCGACGACGGACCGGGCGGACTCGCCGACCGTGTCGGTCGCGAACGCCACGTCCTGCCCGAGGATGTCGCCCAGCCGCGCGGCGGCCGGGGCCAGCGAGAAGGCCGGGTCCGGGGCACCCTTGGGACGGCCCAGGTGCGAGGCGACGATCACCTTGGCGCCGCGCTCGACGAGCTTGGCGATCGTCGGGGCGACGGCGCGGATCCGGCCGTCGTCGGTGATGGTGGTGCCGTCCAGCGGCACGTTGAGATCAGCGCGGACAAAGACGCGCTGTCCGGCGACCTGGAGGTCGTCGATCGTCTTCATGAGAAGTGACTCCGTGTTTGCGTAGCTCGGCCATGGGACGGGGCCCGTACGACGCTTCTTCGCGTCATACGAGCCCCGTCCTCACATCTCGGTGCCTCGGGCGTCAACCAGCGATCAGAGCTGGCCGCCGACGAAGGTGGTCAGGTCCACCAGGCGGTTGGAGTAGCCCCACTCGTTGTCATACCAGCCGACGACCTTGACCTGCTTGCCCTGGGACATGGTCAGCGAGGAGTCGAAGGTACACGAGGCCGGGAAGTTCACGATGTCCGAGGAGACGATCGGGTCCTCGGTGTACTCCAGGATGCCCTTGAGCTGGCCCTCGGCGGCCTTCTGGAAGGCGGTGTTGATCTCGTCCTTGGTGACCTCGCGGTCGAGCTCCAGCACGAGGTCGGTGACCGAACCGGTGGGGACGGGCACGCGCATGGCGATACCGTCCAGCTTGCCCTTGAGCTGCGGGAGGACCAGGGCGGTGGCCTTGGCGGCACCCGTCGAGGTCGGGATGATGTTCTCCGCGGCGGCGCGGGCGCGGCGCAGGTCGCTGTGCGGGAAGTCCAGGATGCGCTGGTCGTTGGTGTACGCGTGGACCGTCGTCATCAGGCCCTTGACGATGCCGAAGTTCTCGTCGAGCACCTTCGCCATCGGCGCCACACAGTTGGTGGTGCAGGAGGCGTTGGAGATGACGTGGTGCTTGGCCGCGTCGTACTTGTCGTTGTTGACGCCCATCACGATCGTGATGTCCTCGTCCTTGGCGGGCGCGGAGATCAGGACCTTCTTGGCGCCGGCCTGGATGTGCTTCTCGGCGTCGGCCTTCTTGGTGAAGATGCCGGTCGACTCGATGACGATGTCGGCGCCGAGCTCGCCCCAGGGGAGGTTCGCCGGGTCGCGCTCGGCCATCGTCTTGAAGGTCTGGTTGCCGACCGTGATGGTGTCGTCGGTGTGGCTGACGGCCTGCTTGAGGCGACCCAGAATGGTGTCGTACTTCAGCAGGTGAACCAGGGTGGCGTTGTCGGTCAGGTCGTTGACACCGACGATCTCGATGTCCGCACCCTGCTCCAGGAGCGCGCGGAAGTAGTTGCGACCAATGCGGCCGAATCCGTTGATGCCTACGCGGATCGTCACGAACCGATCTCCTCGTTAGGTACGCCGATGGGTCACCGGCGAGCTGTATGGGCTGTCCCCGACCGCCTCCGACCCTACCCCCAATAAGAGACGTACGTGACATTGACAAACGGGCTTTCGTCCCCTCAAACGAGCAGTCCCGGCCAGGTCCTTCGTCGCCTGTTCGCGCCGGTCAAACGGGCTTTCGCCCCCTCAAACGAGCACCCCCGGCCGCGTCCTTCGACGCCCGCTCGCGCCGACCCCCGGTAACACAGATCCGGGAGTGACACAAGGGCATCAGGGAGCAGCCGGGGGTGTACGCGGCGCGGGCGGTCAGCCGACCATGCCCTCGGCGAGTTCCTCGGTGAGGTTGGACTCGGTGCCCGGGATGCCGAGGTCCTGGGCCCGCTTGTCGGCCATCGCCAGCAGCCGGCGGATCCGGCCGGCGACCGCGTCCTTGGTCAGCGGCGGGTCGGCGAGGGCGCCCAGCTCCTCCAGCGAGGCCTGCTTGTGCTCCATGCGCAGCCGGCCGGCCGCCGCGAGGTGCTCGGGGACCTCCTCGCCGAGGATCTCCAGGGCCCGCTGGACCCGGGCGCCCGCGGCGACCGCGGCGCGCGCCGAGCGGCGGAGGTTGGCGTCGTCGAAGTTGGCGAGGCGGTTGGCGGTGGCGCGGACCTCGCGGCGCATCCGCCGCTCCTCCCACGCGAGCACCGACTCATGGGCGCCGAGCCGCGTCAGCAGGGCACCGATCGCGTCACCGTCCCGGACCACGACGCGGTCCACTCCGCGCACCTCTCGGGCCTTGGCACCGATGCCGAGCCGGCGGGCGGCACCGACCAGGGCGAGCGCCGCCTCGGGCCCGGGGCAGGTGACCTCCAGGGACGAGGAGCGGCCCGGCTCGGTCAGTGAGCCGTGGGCCAGGAAGGCGCCGCGCCAGGCCGCCTCGGCGTCGCAGGTCGCGCCGGAGACCACCTGCGGGGGCAGCCCGCGGATGGGCCGGCCGCGGCCGTCCACCAGGCCGGTCTGGCGCGCCAGCTGATCGCCACCGGCCACCACCCGGACGACGTAGCGGCTGCCGCGCCGCAGGCCGCCGGGGGCCATCACCACCAGGTCGGAGCTGTGCCCGAAGATCTCCAGGATGTCCTTGCGCAGCCGCCGGGCCGCGATGCCCGTGTCCAGCTCCGCCTCGATCACGATGCGTCCGCTGACCAGGTGCAGACCGCCCGCGAACCGCAGGATCGACGAGACCTCCGACTTCCGGCAGCAGGTCCGGGTGACGGGGAGCCGGGAGATTTCATCCTTCACCGCTGCCGTCATCGCCATGGGCCGATCCTTCCATGCATCCGAAAAATACGGTCGTACGCGGCTGCCAGCAGCTCCGGGTCGTGCCGGTCGGGGGCTCCCCCGGCACTCGACCGGGCGTCGTCTCCTTGTGCGGCGACCGCCGCCAGCTCGACCTCGCTGCCGACCAGCTGCTTCGCGGCAACCGTCAGACCTTCGATGTCGGGCACGGCGGCCTTGTCGGCCAGCACCACGTCGAAGGCGAGTTTAGGGGCGTGTCGGGCCAAAACCTCCAAATGACGCTGCGGGGAGAAGCCATCGGTTTCGCCCGGTTGGGGCGCAAGGTTGAGCGAAAGGACCTTTCGGGCCTTGGTCTCCTCCAGCGCCTCGCGCAGCTCCGGCACCAGCAGATGCGGGATCACGGAGGAGAACCAGGAGCCGGGACCGAGCACCACCCAGTCGGCGTCCCGCACCGCGGCTACCGCCTCGGGGACGGCCGGCGGGTCCTCGGGGACCACATGGACGGACTGCACCTCGCCGCGGGTGAGCGCGACGGTGGCCTGACCGCGGACCGTGGTGATCGCGTCCGGACGGCCCGATTCATGGCCCCTGACCTGGGCCTGGAGCTCCAGCGGCACCGCCGACATGGGCAGCACCCGGCCGTGCGCGCCGAGCAGCTTGCCGACCAGGTCGAGGGCCTGGACATGGTCGCCGAGCTGCTCCCACAGGGCCACGATCAGCAGATTGCCGACCGCGTGGTCGTGCAGCTCGCCCTCGCTCTGGAAGCGGTGCTGGATCACCCGGGACCAGGTCTGGCCCCAGTCGTCGTCACCGCACAGCGCGGCCAGCGCCTTGCGCAGATCGCCGGGCGGCAGCACGCCGAGCTCGTCGCGGAGCCGGCCGCTGGAACCGCCGTCGTCGGCGACCGTGACGACCGCGGTCAGATCACCGGTGATCCGGCGCAGCGCGGTCAGCGAGGCGGACAGGCCCATGCCGCCGCCCAGCGCCACCACCTTGGGCGTGGCGCCCTTCGTGATACGGCCACTGGGGACGAACCGCCGGACCCGGCGCAGCCGTGGGGTGCGCCCGCTCACTCGCGCCCCATGTCCCGGTGGACGATGACGGTTTCCACCCCTTCGGAGACCAGGCGGCGGCCGAGCTTCTCGGACATCGCGACGCTGCGGTGCTTGCCGCCCGTGCAGCCCACGGCGATGGTCACATAGCGCTTGCCCTCCCGGCGGTAGCCCTCGGCGACGATCCGCAGCAGCTCGGCGTAGCCGTCCAGGAACTCCTTGGAGCCGGGCTGGCTGAAGACGTAGTTGGAGACCTCGTCGTTGAGGCCGGTGAAGGGGCGCAGCTCGGGGACCCAGTGCGGGTTGGGGATGAAGCGGCAGTCGATGACCATGTCGGCGTCGACCGGGAGGCCGTACTTGAAGCCGAAGGACATGACCGTGGCGCGCAGTTCGGGGACCTCCTCGCCGGCGAACTGAGCGTCCATCTTGGCGCGCAGTTCGTGGACGTTGAGGCTGGAGGTGTCGATGACCAGGTCGGCGTCGCCGCGCAGCTCGCGCAGCAGATCGCGTTCGGCGGCGATGCCGTCGACGATCCGGCCGTCGCCCTGGAGGGGGTGCGGGCGGCGCACGGATTCGAAGCGGCGCACCAGGGCCTCGTCGGAGGACTCCAGGAAGACGATGCGGCGCTTGACGTTCTGCGCGTCGAGGGTGGCCAGCGATTCCTTGAGGTTGGCGAAGAAGCGGCGGCCGCGGACGTCGACGACGACCGCGATCCGGGCGACATTGCCCTGCGACCGGGCGCCCAGCTCGACCATCGGTGCGATCAGCTCGGGCGGGATGTTGTCGACGACGAACCAGCCGAGGTCCTCCAGACACTTCGCGGCCGTGCTGCGGCCGGCGCCGGACATCCCGGAGATGATCACCAACTCGGGAATCGCGGCACTCTCGCCCTGGTCGGTCGTGCCCGTACTCACCTGTGCACCGTCTCTCTCGGTTTCCTGCGCTTCGTGCGGTGTACTCATCGGTCCTGCCCCCGTTCTGCTGACAACGCGGCCGGTGGGGCCCCGTCATCCTCAATGATCTCTCCTGTGGCGGTGTTCACCGCGGGGGCGGACGGCGCCGCCCCGGCCAGCGCCGCGGCGACCGTCTCCGCCGTTTTGCGGCCGACGCCCGGAACCTCGCAGATCTCGTCGATCGTCGCGGCCCGCAGCTTCTTCAGCGAGCCGAAATGCTTGAGCAGCGCCTGGCGGCGGGTGTCGCCCAGTCCGGCGACGGTGTCCAGCGGCGAGGACTTCAGTCGCTTGGTGCGCTTGCTGCGCTGGTAGGCGAGGGCGAAGCGGTGTGCCTCGTCCCGGACGCGCTGGAGGAGGTAGAGACCCTCGCTGCTGCGCGGCAGCACCACCGGGTCGTCGTCCTCGGGCAGCCAGACCTCCTCGAGGCGCTTGGCCAGGCCGCAGACCGCGACATCGTCGATGCCGAGCTCGTCCAGGGCCCGGCGGGCGGCCGCGACCTGCGGGGCACCGCCGTCGACGACCACGAGCTGCGGCGGGTAGGCGAACCGCTTGGGGCGGCCGTCCTCGTCGGTCGGGCGGCCGGCCATCGGGTCCGGCTCATCGTCCGGGCCGGCGGCGACGGCCGAGGCGGTGGCGCCGTTGTCGTCGACACGGGCGTCGCCGGCCGGCTCCTCCGTCCACTCGCCGGCCTTCTGCTTCTCCTGGAGATAGCGCTTGAAACGGCGGCCGATGACCTCGTGCATGGACCGGACATCGTCCTGGCCCTGGAAGGTCTTGATCTGGAAGCGGCGGTATTCGCTCTTCCGGGCGAGACCGTCCTCGAACACCACCATCGAGGCGACGACGTCATCGCCCTGGAGGTGGGAGATGTCGAAGCACTCGATACGCAGCGGCACCGAATCCAGGCCGAGGGCCTCGGCGATCTCCTCCAGGGCACGGGAGCGGGTGGTCAGGTCGGAGGCGCGCTTGGTCTTGTGCAGGCCCAGGGCCTGCTGGGCGTTGCGGGCGACCGTGGCCATCAGGTCCTTCTTGTCGCCGCGCTGCGGGATGCGCAGCGAGACCTGGGAGCCGCGGCGCCCGGTCAGCCACTGGGCGACCGGGTCGACGGGCTCGGGCAGCGCCGGGACCAGGACCTCCTTGGGGACGGCGTCGCCCCGCTCCTCGCCGTACAGCTGCTGGAGGGCGTGCTCGACCAGATCGCCGGTGGTGACGGCCTCGACCTTGTCGGTGACCCAGCCTCGCTGGCCGCGCACCCGCCCGCCGCGGACGTGGAAGATCTGGACGGCGGCTTCCAGCTCGTCCTCGGCGACCGCGATCAGATCGGCGTCGGTGGCGTCGGCGAGCACCACGGCGCTCTTCTCCATGGCCCGCTTGAGCGCGCCTATGTCGTCCCGCAGCCGGGCGGCGCGCTCGTATTCCATCTCCTCCGCCGCTTCCTGCATCCCGCGCTCCAGGCGGCGGATGTAGGCACCGGTGCGGCCGGCCATGAAGTCGCAGAATTCCTCGGCCAGTTCATGGTGTTCGTCGGCGGAGATCCGGCCGACGCAGGGGGCCGCGCACTTGCCGATGTAGCCGAGCAGGCAGGGGCGGCCGATCTGCGCGGAGCGCTTGAAGACACCGGCGGAGCAGGTCCGTACGGGGAAGACACGGAGCAGCAGGTCGACGGTCTCGCGAATGGCCCAGGCGTGCCCGTACGGACCGAAGTAGCGCACGCCCTTCTTCTTGGCGCCGCGCATGACCTGGACGCGCGGGAACTCCTCGTTGAGGGTCACCGCGAGATACGGATAGCTCTTGTCGTCGCGGTACTTGACGTTGAAGCGGGGGTCGAACTCCTTGATCCAGGTGTATTCGAGCTGGAGCGCCTCGACCTCGGTGGTGACGACGGTCCACTCCACGGAGGCGGCGGTGGTGACCATCGTGCGGGTACGCGGATGGAGGCCGGCCAGGTCCTGGAAGTAGTTGGCCAGCCGCTGGCGCAGGCTCTTCGCCTTGCCGACGTAGATGACCCGGCCGTGCTCGTCGCGGAACTTATAGACCCCCGGCGAGTCGGGGATCTGTCCCGGCTTGGGTCGATAGCTGCTGGGGTCTGCCATGCCCACCACCCTACTGACCGCCACCGACAATCACGGCCGGGACCGGCTGCGTTCCTGGCGGGGGAGGCGGGGTGTGGCCGTGCTCGGCTGCCGTGGGGGCATTGGGGGCGTGGGCCGGGGTGCAGGGTGCTCGTGGGGTCGCGGTGCGCGTTCGCGTCGCGGCTCCCCCCCCACCCCCGAACCCACCCCCCTCCCCCTCCCCCCGAAGGGGGAGGAGGGGGAGGGGGCGGCGGAAGCGCCTGCCCGCCGTACGGACGGCATGCGGCGGGCAGACGCGCCCCGTCAGCCGCTGCGGCGCGGGCGCGCCCGTTCAGCCGCTGCGGCGCAGGCGCGGCCCGCTCAGCCGTTGCGGCGCCGGCGCAGGGCCGCCGCGGCGGACAGTCCCAGGGCCAGCAGGGCGGCGGCGCCCGCCACGGTCGTGGCCGCGGTCACCGGCAGGCTGGCGTCCGTGAACGCGCCCGCCATGAGGGGCTGCTGGGCCGGCGCCGCCTGGGCCTGGGGCTCCTTGGCGCCGGCCGCGGCCTCCGGCCCGTAGCCGCCGGCCTCGCCGCGCCGGTCGTACGCGGAGCCCGGCAGCTTGTCCCCGTAGGCCTTCGCCACCCGCTTCCGGTAGGCGGCGACGGTGGTGCCATGCGCCCCGACGGCCTTGCGGGCGTCGGCGTCCAGCGGCTCGATCCGGTCGCCGCGCTGCACGTACCAGGCGTCGATCTGCGGCTCGTGGAAGACCGTGCCGCCCTTGGCACGCGCGGCCCCGGCCGCGGTGTAGCGGGCCTCGTCGTCGCCGTCAGCGATGTTGACGACCTTCCAGGCCGCGCCCTGCCGCACGGTCCATACGGAGGCCGTGCGGCCGTCGGCGGCGACGGCCTTGCTGGCGAGGAACTCCAGACGGGCCACGGGGGCCGCGGTCCGGCCGCGTACGAAGTCCGGTGACAGGAGGTAGACGGGGACCGTGCCGCCCTCGATGCGCGGGGCACCCTGTGCCGCGGGGGCCAGTGCCGGTGCGCCACCGCGCTTGCGGTCGGCGGCGAAGAAACGGGCGAGGGTGTCCAGCGTCGCGGGGGCGGCGGCGGCTTCGTGGGCAGCGGCGACCACCGCACGGGCCGGGGCCTGGGGCGTGGGGACGGGCGCGGCCACTGCGGCCTGCGGGGCGAGGCCGAGGAGGGTGGTCGCGAACGCTCCTGTGGCGACGGCGCGGAGGGCGGTGCGGACGGCGGTGCGCTTCGTCATGGCCTCAGGCTCCTATCCGGTAGAGGGAGTGCGTCCAGGAGAAGGAGCTTCCGTTCACGTAGTAGTCGAAATCGCCCCAGTTGTAGCGGGAGTTGGCCGCCCAGGGATCACCCCAGTAAATCCAGTTTCGATCTGTGTCATAGCCATAGACCACGTGCATATGGCCACCGCCGGAGGACCACTGGATGCGGGTCTCGACCGGCCGGCGGGCGTCGATCTCGCTCTGCA is part of the Streptomyces platensis genome and harbors:
- the uvrC gene encoding excinuclease ABC subunit UvrC, with the translated sequence MADPSSYRPKPGQIPDSPGVYKFRDEHGRVIYVGKAKSLRQRLANYFQDLAGLHPRTRTMVTTAASVEWTVVTTEVEALQLEYTWIKEFDPRFNVKYRDDKSYPYLAVTLNEEFPRVQVMRGAKKKGVRYFGPYGHAWAIRETVDLLLRVFPVRTCSAGVFKRSAQIGRPCLLGYIGKCAAPCVGRISADEHHELAEEFCDFMAGRTGAYIRRLERGMQEAAEEMEYERAARLRDDIGALKRAMEKSAVVLADATDADLIAVAEDELEAAVQIFHVRGGRVRGQRGWVTDKVEAVTTGDLVEHALQQLYGEERGDAVPKEVLVPALPEPVDPVAQWLTGRRGSQVSLRIPQRGDKKDLMATVARNAQQALGLHKTKRASDLTTRSRALEEIAEALGLDSVPLRIECFDISHLQGDDVVASMVVFEDGLARKSEYRRFQIKTFQGQDDVRSMHEVIGRRFKRYLQEKQKAGEWTEEPAGDARVDDNGATASAVAAGPDDEPDPMAGRPTDEDGRPKRFAYPPQLVVVDGGAPQVAAARRALDELGIDDVAVCGLAKRLEEVWLPEDDDPVVLPRSSEGLYLLQRVRDEAHRFALAYQRSKRTKRLKSSPLDTVAGLGDTRRQALLKHFGSLKKLRAATIDEICEVPGVGRKTAETVAAALAGAAPSAPAVNTATGEIIEDDGAPPAALSAERGQDR